One window from the genome of Gavia stellata isolate bGavSte3 chromosome 10, bGavSte3.hap2, whole genome shotgun sequence encodes:
- the MRPL37 gene encoding large ribosomal subunit protein mL37 → MAAGPMALRRAGAAARGRGVLTRGILTRAAPPRHRGPLPRTPWTTRGPPPEELARAVERRPVREQVELDTVTYAGRQHFVPGLARPRFPPWDRGWHDPWHSPGPRYEEMPLYKERGCYICHQGVRMLEGVRQAQWLTKTKLVEGLPPAVLGIIDNPAHRLEDHEEGVKRAISHARLWDTTEVAPRREHYCPVLFEDLIHLCRLMSMKYPSLTKRMLARNYKIAATWERESILLQVRGLNGILMNSMAPIPPVASKEEILATEEHVLETFYPISPTIDLQEVNVYKELNDTGFKDGYPYSHPHTLFFLESANIRPNRFRPEQLRAKMLMFAFGNALAKAKVLYGNDPKVLEQPIVVQSVGTDGQLFQFMVFQLNTTDLVSSDGIKNLVWIDSDQNLYEKAQCIPEVKKRVVMKPAGIYGFQPDTFKKFLALYLHGTV, encoded by the exons ATGGCGGCGGGGCCGATGGCGCTgaggcgggcgggggcggcggcgcggggccgcggcgtCCTCACCCGCGGCATCCTCACCCGCGCGGCGCCGCCTCGTCACCGCGGGCCGCTGCCGCGCACGCCCTGGACCACCCGCGGGCCGCCGCCGGAGGAGCTGGCCCGGGCGGTGGAGCGGCGGCCGGTGCGGGAGCAGGTGGAGCTGGACACCGTCACGTACGCCGGGCGGCAGCACTTCGTGCCCGGCCTGGCCCGGCCGCGCTTCCCGCCCTGGGACCGCGGCTGGCACGACCCCTGGCACTCGCCGGGGCCGCGCTACGAGGAGATGCCGCTCTACAAGGAGCGCGGCTGCTACATCTGCCACCAGGGCGTCCGCATGCTGGAAG GAGTTCGGCAAGCGCAGTGGCTCACCAAGACGAAGCTGGTGGAAGGCTTACCCCCGGCGGTGCTCGGCATCATCGACAACCCGGCTCACCGGCTCGAGGACCACGAGGAGGGGGTAAAGCGTGCGATCTCACATGCGCGGCTCTGGGACACGACAGAAGTTGCTCCCAGGAGAGAACATTATTG CCCAGTACTGTTTGAAGACTTGATACATTTATGTCGGTTGATGTCTATGAAGTATCCTTCTCTGACTAAAAGAATGTTGGCTAGAAACTACAAGATAGCAGCTACGTGGGAAAGAG AATCCATTCTCCTTCAGGTCCGCGGCCTGAATGGAATACTTATGAACTCTATGGCCCCAATACCACCAGTAGCCTCCAAGGAGGAGATACTGGCCACTGAAGAACATGTTCTGGAGACCTTCTATCCCATCTCTCCTACAATTGATCTTCAGGAAGTGAATGTGTACAAAGAGCTCAACGATACAG GTTTTAAAGATGGTTATCCATACTCTCATCCTCACACTCTGTTTTTCCTGGAATCGGCCAACATTCGTCCTAACAGGTTCAGACCAGAACAACTTCGCGCTAAAATGCTGATGTTTGCTTTTGGCAACGCGCTGGCAAAGGCTAAGGTGCTGTACGGG AATGATCCCAAGGTTTTGGAGCAGCCAATAGTGGTGCAAAGCGTTGGCACAGATGGCCAGCTCTTCCAGTTCATGGTGTTCCAGTTAAATACAACAGACCTTGTCTCTAGTGATGGCATAAAAAATCTAGTCTGGATTGACTCTGATCAGAATCTGTATGAAAAAGCCCAGTGTATTCCCGAAGTCAAGAAAAGAGTTGTTATG aagccCGCTGGAATATATGGCTTTCAGCCAGACACATTCAAGAAGTTTCTGGCACTGTATCTGCATGGAACTGTGTGA